ATTTTAAAAATAGCTATTTTGTTATAAATTGAAATTAGTTTAGATTTGTTATTTATTTTTTTAGAATTATTATCTAATCTTTTAGAATTATCTAATTCTTCAGAGTCAAAAAATCCTATTTCAGATAAAACATTACCTAGATTTGATCTAAGGTAATTTCCTCCCCTATTTGGAGTTTGAATATGAATTTTATCTTTATATTCAGTACCTAAATGAGAAATATAATTAGAAAGCCTTATATTACTTTCAATGATTATATTATCATTATTTTTAATCAATCCACTTATTAAATCAATTTCTTCAGTTAAAATTTCATTATTTTCTATTTTAACAAAATTTAAAGGTATATCATCTTCTTTAAAAAGATTATAATCAATTATATTTAATTTTTCATCAAAAGCTATGAAACCTGCAATAGAACTTGTAATATAAATTTCCATAATATAGTTTTTAATTTACATAATTATAAATCTTACATTATCTAAACATTTATAATATAAAATATTAAATTTATTAAATAATATTATTATTAAATGATATTAGTAAATTTGCTAAATAATCATAATAACAATAAAATTTGTAACAAAAACTGAGAATAATAAAATAAAAATTAATAAATCATACACTCAATCATACTACAATGAGCTCAATTATACTATAATAAACTCAATAATACTACAATAAACTCAAGTATGCCATAATAAAATTAAAAATAATAAAATTAAAAGCAATAAAATTAAAAATAACCAATATTAAGTGGAGTTTGTATATGCTTAAAACAGAATTATGTGGAATCAAATTTCAAAATCCTCTCATATTAGCTGCAGGAGTCATGGGAAGTACTGCTTCTTCCTTGAACTGGATTTTAGAATCTGGTGCTGGAGGAGTTGTAACGAAATCTTTTTCAATAAATCCTAACAAGGGTTATAAAAATCCAACAACAGTTGCAGTAAAAGGAGGAATTATAAATGCTATTGGCCTTTCAAGTCCAGGCGTTAAAAAATTCAAAAGTGAATTAAAACTTATTAACAAGAAAAATATGAATGGAGATGAAAATATAGCTATTGCCTCTATTTATGGTTCCAATTCTGATGAATTTGCATATATGGTGAATGAAATAGAGTCTCTTGTTGATATGATTGAATTAAATGTTTCTTGCCCTCATGCAATGACTGGATGCGGTGCAGCTATTGGCCAAGATTCTGATCTCACATATGAAGTTGTTAAAGCTTCAAAAAAAGCAACATCTTCAAATACTCCAATTATAGCTAAACTTACACCTAATGTTACTGATCTTATTCAAATAGCAAAGTCTGCTGAAAAAGCTGGTGCTGATGCAATAACTCTCATTAATTCAGTTGGCCCTGGAATGAAAATTGATATAAATGCTGGAACCCCTATTCTCTCAAATAAATTTGGTGGAATGTCTGGTCCAGCTATTAAACCTATAGCTATCAGATGTGTTTATGACGCTTATACAAATTGTAACATTCCAATTATAGGAGTTGGAGGAATATCCAACTATGAGGATGTAGTTGAATTTTTATATGCTGGAGCATCAGCTGTTCAAATTGGAACATCAATAATGTATGAAGGAATAGACATATTTTCAAAAATAAAAGATAAATTAAAATTCTTCATGAAAGAAAACGATTTTAAATCTATTGATGAAATGATAGGATATGCTAATAAATGATAAGATATGTTGATAAAGGATAGAATATTTTAATAAAGGATAGAATATGCTAACAAATGATAGTATATGCTATTAAATAAGATATTTAATAACTATTAAATCCATTATTGAAAGTTTTATAAAATTATTGGAATTTTTACAAGTTTATTTGGAAATTTACTAAGGGGATTTTAATGAATAAGATTATAAACAATTATGAGATTTTAGAAATTAAAAAAATAATTTCTGAAACTGATACTATTAAAACATTTATATTTAATTGGGAAATGAAAGAAGGTAGAATCCCAATTCCAGGGCAGTTTGTTATGGTTTGGAATTTTTTAGGAAAAAATGATGAAAAACCAATGTCTATTTCTATAATTGATAGAGAGAATAGTAAAATAGGAATTACCGTTAAAAAAATTGGAGACTTTACTGAAAAGCTACATAATTTATCTGTTGGAGATAAATTAGGTATTAGGGGGCCATATGGAAATGGTTTTAATATTGAAAATATAGAAAATAAAAAAATACTAGCTATTGGAGGAGGAGTTGGTATGGCCCCAATAGCTTGTTTTACAAGTTACATAGGACAAAAATCTAATATAGATGTTGTTTGTGCTTCTATAACCAAGGATGAATTATTATTTTCTGAAAAATTGGAAGATAATAGTGCAAATATTTTTACATGTACTGATGATGGGACATGTGGATTTGAAGGATATGCAACTCATCGAACTATTGATTTACTTAAAAGTAAGTCATATGATATGGCAGTTGTTTGTGGACCTGAGCTAATGATGAAAGGAATCTTTGAGTTACTTGAAGATAGAGAAATACCTGCCCAATATTCTATGGAGAGGTATATGAAATGTGCAATGGGAATATGTGGTCAGTGCTGTGTAGACAATACTGGTTGGAGAATCTGCGTAGAAGGGCCTGTTTTTTCAAATAAAGACTTAAAAAAAATTGAAGAGTTTGGAAAGTATCATAGAAATGCTTCAGGTGAAAAAGAATTATATTAAATAATAATTATTATAAAATGGTGTTAAAGTGAGAGAAAAAATTTTTGATACAATTGGATCATCCCTATTTATAATATTGATTTTATTAATAGTGTCATTATTCACATTAATGCCAATATTAAATATGATAATACTTGGAATAATAATAGCTTATGGAATAAAACCAATAAAGAATAAGTTTCAATCTAAGCTTAAATATCCTTCAATATCTATTATATTAAGCATAGTAATTGTTGTTATTCCACTAATATTGTTATTTGCATATACAATTTCAGTTACCATAGACCTATCTTATACATTTATTAATAATAACCACAACATTTTAAATCAAATAAGTTTCAATCAAACAACAAATATTATTAATAGTTATATACCTACTGAAATGCAGTCATCAACCGAATCAATTACTACTACAATAACAGAATTGATAAATGACATACTAAAATTATTCTTTGGGTATTTCATAGAGTTTGTAAAATCACTGCCATTTGTTATGGTTCAAGTATTTGTTTTAATATTCTCAACATTTTATTTTGCAAGAGATGGTTATAAAGTAAAATCATATGTTAAATCATTTATTCCAAAAGAAAAGCATCAATTCTTTGGAAATATGATTAAAGAAATTAAAATTGTGTTAAAAAGTATATTTTACGGACATTTTCTAACAGGATTTATTATTGGGCTTATTGCAACCATTGGATTTTTCATATTAGGATATCCTTATGCTCTATTTTTAGGTATTTTAACTGGTGTATGCCAATTAATACCAATTATTGGTCCTTGGCCAGTTTATACAATATTATTCATATATGATATGATATCTGGAAATTATGTAAGGGGAATTATAGTATTACTATTCGGATTTGGTTTAAGTTTAAGTGATATGTATATAAGACCTACTCTTTCTGGAAAATATGTTGATATTCATCCCATGATACTTTTACTTGGATTCGTATCTGGACCAATCGTTTTCGGATTGATTGGATTTATATTAGGTCCTTTAATATTGGGAATTACTTATGCTGTTGTTAAAACATATAAAAATGAAAAAGAAAGGTTAAGTTTAGAAAATAAAAATATAGCCATCTAAAAAGATAAAAACAAAACCATATAAAAAAACAATTTGAAATGATCGATTATGGAAATTAAAAATATAATATTATTGGATATTGATTATATAACTCATGAAGAAAAAGCTGTTATACGTCTTTTTGGAAAGGAAAAAGATGAAAATGGTAAAACAGGAGAAAAAAAGATCATAGCTTTAGATGATACTTTTGAACCTTATATATATGTAATAGCTAATGATATAGAAAAATGTATAGAAGATATTGAAAATTTAGATTTTAAACTTAAAAAGATTGAAAAGGTTCATAAAAAGAAATTTCAAATTAAAGGTGAATTTTTAAAAGTAACATTTACACATCCTCAAGATGTTCCAAAAATAAGGGAAACAATAAGAGATCTTGAATCTGTTGATGATATAAGAGAACATGACATCCCTTTTTATAGAAGATATCTTATTGATAATAATATTTTCCCAATGTCAGAAATAGAACTTTCTGGAGAAACAATCCCTTCTTTTCCAAGTATTAAATCTAAAGATTCAAATTTAGAAATAATGAAATTAAAAAAGTCTCCTAAAACAATAGATAGTGAATTTCCAAATTTAAGAATATTAAGTTTTGATTTAGAAGTTAGAAACCCTGATGGAATGCCAAATTCAAAAAAAGACGAAATAATAATGATTGGTATTTCAAGTAATTTTGAGGTTAAAAAAGTAATCTCTACAAAAGGAAAAGAACTAGATTTTGTAGAAACTGTTTCCTCAGAAGAAGAAATGATAAAAAAATTTGTAGAACTTGTTAAAAATAATAATGTAGACATTATTGTAGGATATAATTCTGATAATTTTGATTTTCCTTATCTTAAAGATAGAGCAGGAATTTACAACATAAACCTTGATTTTGGAATGGATGGTTCAGGAGTGAAATTCTTAAGAAGAGGTTATGCAAATGCTGCTTCTTTTAAAGGACTTATACATGTTGATTTATACTTAGTTATGAGAAGATATATCAGTTTAGATAGATATACTTTAGAAAGAGTTTATTTTGAGTTATTTGGTGAAGAAAAGATTGAAGTGCCTGGAGATAGAATTTATCAATTTTGGGATAATGGTGGAGAAGAATTAACAAACTTATTTAATTATTCATTAGATGATGTTGTATCTACTTTAAAGATAGCTGAAGAAACATTACCTCTTAGCTTAGAATTAACTCGAATTGTAGGGCAGCCATTTTTTGATTTAACTCGTATGGCAACAGGACAACAAGCTGAATGGTATTTAGTACGAAAAGCATATGAAGACAACGAGCTTGTTCCAAATAAACCGACTGGAGGAGAATTTTCTTCAAGAAGATCAGAAAGTGCTGTAGGAGGTTATGTAAAAGAACCAGAAAAAGGATTACATGATAATTTAGTACAATTTGATTTTAGAAGTCTGTATCCTAGTATAATAATTTCAAAAAATGTTTCTCCAGATGTTCTTTTAAAAAAACATTTAGGTGATGATTATAATATAGCTAATTATCTTTATAAAGAAGAAACAGATGAAGATGAAAACAAATTCAATATATCTCCTGAATATGATAATAAATTTGCAAAAACTCCAAAAGGATTCATTCCTTCTGTAATAGGTAATGTAATTAGTGAAAGATTAAAAATAAAAAGACAGATGAAAGAAACTGATGATCCTACTGAGAAAAGAATATTGAAAGTACAGCAAGATGCATTGAAACGACTTGCAAATACTATGTATGGAATTTATGGATTTTCGAGATTTAGATGGTATTCTATGGAATGTGCCGAATCTATCACTGCATGGGGAAGAGATTATATAAAAGAAACAATGAAAAAATCAGAAGAATACGGTTTTAAAGCAATTTATGCAGATACTGATGGATTTTATGCTAAATATGATAGATAAAAAAGTATTATTTTTAGATTATTTATAAATAAATTATTATTCATCTTTAAAAGTAAATTTAAAGTTTAATAGCTTATTTTTATTAAAACTATTTTTATTTTTTATACACTATTATTTCTGTTGTTAATATTATTTTTAATTATTAAAATTATTTTTATTATTATTTCTATTATTAATATTATTTTTAATTATTTACTATTACTTCTTTTTATTTAATTTACTTTGTTTATAATTTATTAGGATTTTTATTTGAATTTTATTATTATGATTTTATGATTTTTATTATTGTTTTATTATAAATTTATATAAATTTTATATAAGTTTACTATTAAAATTTTAAAAGATATAAGTTATATGAATTAAAAAGTTATATTTAATTAGAAAAACAATTTAATTAATAACAAATAACTAATATATGTTGCATAAAATATTCTTTAGTTGAAATAGTATATATCAGTTCCATGACAAACTATAAACATTTATATTGGATAATATCTATTGTAATGACTGGAGGAATAGTCTGCGGTTTAAATATCGCGGGAATTTCAGGAGCAGTTAGTCAAATCCAGAGTATCTTTAGTTTAAATGATACTGGAATAGGAATAGTAGTAAGCTCGCTTACTATTGGATGTATTATAGGATCAATGATATTAGGCTATTCATCAGAAAAATATGGTAGAAAAAAAACATTAATTTTAACTTCAGTACTATTCACTATTTCCTCAATAGGTAGTGCATTATCTACCTCCCCATTGTCATTAATATTTTATCGTTTTATTGGAGGAATAGCTGTTGGAACAATTTCATTTTTAGGACCATTATATATTTCAGAAATATCCCCTCCAAAAATTAGAGGAAAACTCGTTTCTCTCAGCCAATTTGCCATTGTTATTGGTATTCTTTTAGCTTATATTTTTGACTATTTTTTAATAGGTATAACCAATTCTTGGAGATATATGTTATTAGTTCCCTTTATTTTCAGTATTATATATATGGTGCTTTCAACCATTTATCTTCCTGAAAGTCCACGATGGTTAGTAATTAATAATAAAAAATCAGAAGCAAAAAATGTTTTTGAAAAAATAGAAGGGAAAAAATTAGCTAAAAAATATATAAATAACATCGAAGAATCTTTATCTATAAAAAATAAAATATCATTTAAATATTTCTTAAAAGGTAACATTAGAAAGATAATATTAATAGGGCTTCTTTTAGCTATTTTTCAGCAAGTTGTAGGGATAAATGCGATTATAACTTATGCTCCAATGATATTTGAAAATATAGGAATTCAATCACAAAATGCATTATTACAATCAATTTTAATAGGTTTTGTGAATTTTTCAGCTACTATCATTGCACTTTGGTTAATTGATAAGAAAGGTCGTAAAATATTGCTTATTTATGGAGCAATAGGGATGACAATAACATTATTATATCTTACTTATGCTTTTAGTTTTAGTCAAAACAATATTTTAATACTAATAGCTATTTTAATGTATGTTATATTTTATGCATCATCGTTTGCACCTATTCTTGGAGTTATTAACTCAGAAATATTTTCAAATAACTTCAGAGGAATAGGTATGTCATTTGCAGCTGCAGTAAACTGGTTATCTGCGTTTTTAGTAGTGCAATTTTCTCCATATATTATAAATAATTTAGGAGGGTCTGTATTATTTGGAATTTTTGCAGTCTTTAGCTTATTAGCACTAATATTTGTTAAACTTTATATTCCTGAAACAAAAAATAAGTCTCTAGAAGAAATAGAAAAAGAATTAAATTCATAAAAACAATATTTTTAATAAATTAACATTATTAAGTAATATTTTAATTTATTAGATAATATTAATATTATTAGTTAAAATGTTAATTGATAATTTTTAATAAGATTTTTAATTAAAATTAGTGTTATTTTATAAATGGATATACTGGATATATTATTAAATCTAAAAATTTAAAAAATTATTTAAAAACAGCTGAAATAAAATAAAAAACCTTAAATTGAG
The sequence above is a segment of the Methanobrevibacter arboriphilus JCM 13429 = DSM 1125 genome. Coding sequences within it:
- a CDS encoding dihydroorotate dehydrogenase electron transfer subunit, whose product is MNKIINNYEILEIKKIISETDTIKTFIFNWEMKEGRIPIPGQFVMVWNFLGKNDEKPMSISIIDRENSKIGITVKKIGDFTEKLHNLSVGDKLGIRGPYGNGFNIENIENKKILAIGGGVGMAPIACFTSYIGQKSNIDVVCASITKDELLFSEKLEDNSANIFTCTDDGTCGFEGYATHRTIDLLKSKSYDMAVVCGPELMMKGIFELLEDREIPAQYSMERYMKCAMGICGQCCVDNTGWRICVEGPVFSNKDLKKIEEFGKYHRNASGEKELY
- a CDS encoding DNA-directed DNA polymerase; translation: MEIKNIILLDIDYITHEEKAVIRLFGKEKDENGKTGEKKIIALDDTFEPYIYVIANDIEKCIEDIENLDFKLKKIEKVHKKKFQIKGEFLKVTFTHPQDVPKIRETIRDLESVDDIREHDIPFYRRYLIDNNIFPMSEIELSGETIPSFPSIKSKDSNLEIMKLKKSPKTIDSEFPNLRILSFDLEVRNPDGMPNSKKDEIIMIGISSNFEVKKVISTKGKELDFVETVSSEEEMIKKFVELVKNNNVDIIVGYNSDNFDFPYLKDRAGIYNINLDFGMDGSGVKFLRRGYANAASFKGLIHVDLYLVMRRYISLDRYTLERVYFELFGEEKIEVPGDRIYQFWDNGGEELTNLFNYSLDDVVSTLKIAEETLPLSLELTRIVGQPFFDLTRMATGQQAEWYLVRKAYEDNELVPNKPTGGEFSSRRSESAVGGYVKEPEKGLHDNLVQFDFRSLYPSIIISKNVSPDVLLKKHLGDDYNIANYLYKEETDEDENKFNISPEYDNKFAKTPKGFIPSVIGNVISERLKIKRQMKETDDPTEKRILKVQQDALKRLANTMYGIYGFSRFRWYSMECAESITAWGRDYIKETMKKSEEYGFKAIYADTDGFYAKYDR
- a CDS encoding AI-2E family transporter; this encodes MREKIFDTIGSSLFIILILLIVSLFTLMPILNMIILGIIIAYGIKPIKNKFQSKLKYPSISIILSIVIVVIPLILLFAYTISVTIDLSYTFINNNHNILNQISFNQTTNIINSYIPTEMQSSTESITTTITELINDILKLFFGYFIEFVKSLPFVMVQVFVLIFSTFYFARDGYKVKSYVKSFIPKEKHQFFGNMIKEIKIVLKSIFYGHFLTGFIIGLIATIGFFILGYPYALFLGILTGVCQLIPIIGPWPVYTILFIYDMISGNYVRGIIVLLFGFGLSLSDMYIRPTLSGKYVDIHPMILLLGFVSGPIVFGLIGFILGPLILGITYAVVKTYKNEKERLSLENKNIAI
- a CDS encoding dihydroorotate dehydrogenase, with product MLKTELCGIKFQNPLILAAGVMGSTASSLNWILESGAGGVVTKSFSINPNKGYKNPTTVAVKGGIINAIGLSSPGVKKFKSELKLINKKNMNGDENIAIASIYGSNSDEFAYMVNEIESLVDMIELNVSCPHAMTGCGAAIGQDSDLTYEVVKASKKATSSNTPIIAKLTPNVTDLIQIAKSAEKAGADAITLINSVGPGMKIDINAGTPILSNKFGGMSGPAIKPIAIRCVYDAYTNCNIPIIGVGGISNYEDVVEFLYAGASAVQIGTSIMYEGIDIFSKIKDKLKFFMKENDFKSIDEMIGYANK
- a CDS encoding sugar porter family MFS transporter, producing MTNYKHLYWIISIVMTGGIVCGLNIAGISGAVSQIQSIFSLNDTGIGIVVSSLTIGCIIGSMILGYSSEKYGRKKTLILTSVLFTISSIGSALSTSPLSLIFYRFIGGIAVGTISFLGPLYISEISPPKIRGKLVSLSQFAIVIGILLAYIFDYFLIGITNSWRYMLLVPFIFSIIYMVLSTIYLPESPRWLVINNKKSEAKNVFEKIEGKKLAKKYINNIEESLSIKNKISFKYFLKGNIRKIILIGLLLAIFQQVVGINAIITYAPMIFENIGIQSQNALLQSILIGFVNFSATIIALWLIDKKGRKILLIYGAIGMTITLLYLTYAFSFSQNNILILIAILMYVIFYASSFAPILGVINSEIFSNNFRGIGMSFAAAVNWLSAFLVVQFSPYIINNLGGSVLFGIFAVFSLLALIFVKLYIPETKNKSLEEIEKELNS